In Anopheles gambiae chromosome 2, idAnoGambNW_F1_1, whole genome shotgun sequence, a single window of DNA contains:
- the LOC3290677 gene encoding uncharacterized protein LOC3290677, translating to MTTEQVLMAVACCLLPALLLNVHSGGGGADALATVSTSDATGQSFGHDWEPSSAAELRAVLRSFARSKEEADAPEPAGKQLPTFSSAPLGSATPCKCLHGICSCCLGVFSMNGCANLTYIPEDFAFEFRMIFNNRVLSKRRISGKNPKPICVHPPRFDFIEVCANFYDVYFVGRNMHVCMEMNGNFEGYELFSRSFNCLRIGDKGVKLMKPGETIGGSVNPSLEAEIDAGDDIEDYDEAVV from the exons ATGACGACGGAGCAGGTGCTAATGGCGGTTGCGTGCTGCTTGCTGCCGGCGTTGTTGCTTAACGTgcacagtggtggtggtggggctgATGCTCTTGCCACTGTGAGCACTTCCGATGCAACTGGACAGTCTTTCGGCCACGATTGGGAACCATCGTCCGCTGCGGAGTTGCGTGCCGTTCTTCGCT CCTTTGCCCGATCGAAGGAGGAAGCGGACGCTCCCGAACCGGCAGGCAAGCAACTGCCCACCTTCTCGTCGGCCCCGCTAGGATCGGCCACCCCTTGCAAATGTCTGCACGGGATCTGTAGCTGCTGTTTGG GTGTTTTCAGCATGAACGGGTGCGCCAACCTGACCTACATTCCCGAGGACTTTGCCTTTGAGTTTCGCATGATCTTCAACAATCGCGTACTGTCCAAGCGGCGCATCAGCGGGAAGAACCCGAAACCGATCTGCGTGCATCCGCCCCGGTTCGACTTTATCGAGGTGTGTGCCAACTTCTACGACGTCTACTTTGTCGGACGTAACATGCACGTGTGCATGGAGATGAACGGCAACTTCGAGGGGTACGAGCTGTTTTCCAG ATCGTTCAACTGCCTGCGGATAGGCGATAAGGGGGTGAAGCTGATGAAGCCGGGTGAAACGATTGGAGGATCGGTAAATCCATCTCTGGAGGCCGAGATCGATGCTGGGGACGATATCGAAGATTACGATGAAGCGGTCGTATga
- the LOC1273235 gene encoding methyltransferase-like protein 17, mitochondrial → MSVFLSNFRVPHCSKGFQLCSVVTTLGKHRYTTKVRCELDATTEKAIAEGGLKPRKHRVRIKCNNTAVPEEIHDAMIRCAKDHPLKSLIADGQRLNNCVRSRKWYPLDGTAPNRGAERAIERTPPSARRQDASVFDLHDEYSCLTQLFGRSDAEYAVLRRIFTEIDQRDPELRPRSFLDFGAGVGTGTWAVADFWRDHLFEILSVDKSRHANDLADLVLRQGDPNRASMVRNVFYRQFLPASPDRKYDIVLSAFSLFDQPSRRRLDELVDQLYGTFDKYLILVEQGSNAGFQLLDGVRNHIRRNHDADEKHLFAPCPHSMGCPRMIKDDGTPCNFEATYTRNFPAPGGHQYGSILYSYLVYRRNPPDSAHGFPRLVRPTAVRSKHCVCHVCAADGQLRDVSFTTSKHGQIVHRCAKASRWGDLLPMRIQWLNGAEDDEHSVET, encoded by the exons ATGAGTGTTTTTCTAAGCAACTTCAGAGTGCCACACTGCAGCAAAGGCTTTCAGCTGTGCTCTGTGGTAACCACGCTCGGTAAGCACCGGTACACCACCAAGGTTAGGTGTGAGCTCGATGCGACCACCGAAAAAGCGATTGCCGAGGGTGGCCTCAAGCCTCGCAAGCACCGGGTCCGCATCAAGTGCAACAATACGGCGGTGCCTGAGGAAATACACGACGCGATGATCCGCTGCGCCAAGGACCATCCACTGAAGAGTCTGATAGCCGATGGGCAACGATTGAACAATTGCGTTCGCTCGCGCAAATGGTATCCGCTCGATGGTACGGCCCCGAACCGGGGTGCGGAACGGGCGATCGAACGGACGCCGCCCAGTGCCCGGCGGCAGGACGCGTCCGTGTTTGACCTGCACGACGAGTACAGCTGCCTGACGCAGCTGTTCGGCCGGTCCGATGCGGAGTACGCGGTGCTGCGGCGCATCTTCACCGAGATTGACCAGCGCGATCCGGAGCTGCGGCCGCGCAGCTTTCTCGACTTTGGGGCGGGCGTCGGTACGGGCACGTGGGCGGTGGCCGACTTTTGGCGCGACCACCTGTTCGAGATACTGTCGGTGGACAAATCGCGCCACGCGAACGATCTGGCCGACCTGGTGCTGCGCCAGGGCGATCCGAACCGGGCGAGCATGGTGCGGAACGTGTTCTATCGGCAGTTTCTTCCGGCGAGCCCGGATCGCAAGTACGACATCGTGCTGAGCGCGTTTTCGCTCTTCGATCAACCGTCCCGGCGGCGGCTGGACGAGCTGGTGGACCAGCTGTACGGCACGTTCGACAAGTATCTGATCCTGGTGGAGCAAGGCTCGAACGCGGGCTTCCAGCTGCTGGACGGCGTGCGCAATCACATCCGGCGGAATCACGATGCGGACGAGAAGCATCTCTTCGCACCG TGTCCCCACAGCATGGGCTGCCCGCGGATGATCAAGGACGATGGTACGCCGTGCAACTTTGAGGCCACCTACACGCGCAACTTTCCCGCCCCGGGTGGACATCAGTACGGTAGCATTCTTTACTCGTACCTGGTGTACAGGAGGAACCCTCCGGACAGTGCGCACGGGTTTCCGCGACTCGTACGCCCGACGGCGGTGCGCTCCAAGCATTGCGTGTGTCACGTTTGCGCGGCGGACGGACAGCTGCGTGACGTTTCCTTTACCACGTCGAAACACGGCCA gaTTGTACATCGATGCGCCAAGGCTAGCCGGTGGGGCGATCTACTTCCAATGCGTATCCAGTGGTTAAATGGCGCGGAGGACGACGAGCACAGCGTGGAGACTTGA